One genomic segment of Ricinus communis isolate WT05 ecotype wild-type chromosome 5, ASM1957865v1, whole genome shotgun sequence includes these proteins:
- the LOC8287926 gene encoding uncharacterized protein LOC8287926 yields MADLVKQILARPIQLADQVIKSADEASSFKQECAELKSKTEKLATLLRQAARASPDLYERPTRRIIEDTEQVLDKALTLVQKCRANGLMKRVFTIIPAAAFRKMSSQLENSIGDVSWLLRVSASADERDDEYLGLPPIAANEPILCLIWEQIAILSTGSLDDRSDAAASLVSLARDNDRYGKLILEEGGVLPLLKLVKEGKMEGQENAARAIGLLGRDPESVEYMIQTGVCTVFAKILKEGPMKVQAVVAWAVSELAANYPKCQDLFAQHNIIRLLVGHLAFETVQEHSKYAIASHKAISIHAVVLASNNSTNVASDMNKVVSAATDDDHSRIPHPMGNQTPNQLHNVVTNTMAANAASKAPQRLNSNGANVKSNSNGFNGLKQNHQQNHSLSGVSLKGRELEDPATKANMKAMAARALWHLAKGNSPICRNITESRALLCFAVLLEKGPEDVQFHSAMALMEITAVAEKDADLRRSAFKPNSPACKAVIDQLLKIIEKADSDLLLPCIKAIGNLARTFRATETRMIAPLVKLLDEREAEISREASIALTKFACTENYLHFDHSKAIIQAGGAKHLIQLVYFGEHIVQLSALLLLCYIARHVPDSEELAQAEVLTVLEWASKQSFVTQDEMFDSLLPDAKSRLELYQSRGSRGFH; encoded by the coding sequence ATGGCGGACTTGGTGAAACAAATATTGGCAAGGCCTATACAGTTGGCTGACCAAGTAATCAAATCAGCAGATGAAGCCAGTTCTTTCAAGCAAGAATGCGCTGAACTGAAATCTAAGACTGAAAAGCTGGCTACTTTACTCCGACAAGCCGCTCGTGCCAGTCCCGATCTGTACGAACGACCCACTCGCCGGATCATCGAGGATACAGAACAAGTTCTTGATAAAGCCCTTACCTTGGTTCAAAAATGCCGCGCCAACGGCCTTATGAAACGCGTTTTCACTATAATCCCAGCAGCCGCTTTTCGAAAAATGTCTTCCCAGTTGGAGAATTCAATCGGTGATGTCTCTTGGCTTTTAAGGGTATCGGCTTCGGCTGATGAGCGTGATGATGAGTACTTGGGTTTGCCTCCAATCGCTGCTAATGAGCCAATTCTTTGCCTTATTTGGGAACAGATTGCCATTCTTTCTACTGGGTCTTTGGATGATAGATCTGATGCTGCTGCTTCGCTTGTTTCGCTTGCTAGAGATAATGATCGCTATGGTAAGTTGATTCTTGAAGAAGGAGGGGTTCTGCCTTTGTTGAAATTGGTCAAAGAAGGTAAAATGGAAGGTCAAGAAAACGCTGCGAGAGCAATTGGGTTACTTGGTCGTGACCCGGAAAGTGTTGAATACATGATTCAAACAGGTGTTTGTACTGTGTTTGCGAAAATACTCAAAGAAGGTCCCATGAAAGTTCAGGCGGTTGTTGCTTGGGCTGTCTCTGAACTTGCTGCCAATTATCCTAAATGTCAAGATCTTTTTGCTCAGCATAATATAATTCGGTTGCTTGTTGGTCATCTTGCGTTTGAGACAGTTCAAGAGCATAGTAAGTATGCTATTGCTAGCCATAAGGCTATTTCGATCCATGCTGTTGTGTTGGCGAGTAATAATTCAACCAATGTTGCTAGTGATATGAATAAGGTAGTATCAGCAGCTACTGATGATGATCATAGCCGTATTCCTCATCCTATGGGTAATCAGACTCCAAATCAGTTGCACAATGTGGTTACCAATACTATGGCTGCTAATGCAGCCTCCAAGGCGCCACAGCGACTTAATAGTAATGGGGCAAATGTGAAGAGCAATAGCAATGGATTCAATGGTTTGAAGCAGAATCATCAGCAGAATCATTCACTTTCTGGGGTTAGCTTGAAGGGCAGGGAACTGGAAGACCCTGCTACTAAGGCCAACATGAAAGCAATGGCAGCCAGAGCACTTTGGCATCTTGCCAAGGGAAATTCTCCTATTTGTCGCAACATAACTGAATCAAGAGCACTCTTGTGCTTTGCAGTTCTTTTAGAGAAGGGACCTGAAGATGTTCAGTTCCATTCGGCTATGGCATTGATGGAAATCACAGCAGTAGCAGAGAAAGATGCTGATTTAAGAAGATCAGCATTCAAGCCTAATTCACCTGCTTGCAAAGCTGTCATTGATCAACTGCTCAAGATCATTGAAAAGGCTGATTCCGACCTCCTTTTACCTTGTATCAAGGCTATTGGGAATCTAGCAAGAACATTTCGAGCTACAGAGACTAGGATGATTGCCCCATTGGTTAAACTACTAGACGAAAGAGAAGCCGAGATTTCTAGGGAGGCTTCAATTGCCCTTACAAAGTTTGCCTGTACAGAGAACTATCTCCACTTCGATCATTCCAAGGCAATCATACAAGCTGGAGGGGCAAAGCATCTAATCCAGCTTGTGTACTTTGGTGAACATATTGTTCAACTGTCAGCACTGCTTCTGCTATGCTACATTGCTCGGCATGTCCCAGATAGTGAAGAGCTTGCGCAGGCTGAGGTGCTTACGGTGCTAGAATGGGCATCCAAGCAATCTTTTGTGACTCAAGATGAAATGTTTGATTCACTGCTTCCAGATGCTAAAAGTAGACTGGAGCTTTATCAGTCAAGAGGTTCAAGGGGATTCCATTGA